A stretch of Stegostoma tigrinum isolate sSteTig4 chromosome 23, sSteTig4.hap1, whole genome shotgun sequence DNA encodes these proteins:
- the LOC125462498 gene encoding inositol 1,4,5-trisphosphate receptor-interacting protein-like 2 produces MPGHSGRRCRLFWLLASCLCAAFLCLRSELATQPEEEPSPLPVLQLSLAFLLCYSLIKSWCPVCPHQPCPVRAPSAHVARKVVLESYYEQQLRISPHVLGHSRAHVSQIVTELLKVGKCEQEGSTLAFRGDFLQIGSTYEQHQTNSLDCFDLLVPIKVPQALQLEPTFHMGPQSLPSSLEGSVICRVKPCIKPEWARCQREFIESFCVRFGKQRALSSAQVLRWFHSKVLRCLNVIRFQCEQRCSISLAPLKDQLILKLLPRADYVCCHISLSVRLIPALHVGDSIFLVAQPSCRSELQLPALSPGTLWAVYLCKHERKFLNWLKVQTPNNSCHLKCLQIMKALRDLGCREFDQQFSVQWNTILCSYNMKTALFHLLLKGPLDAWDDRFLMDRLEDLVLFWRERLQKQELMHFFLGNRNVPDFLTVPRKIKEVLPVNLLAGFDAALLDLVSFQLLKTWNCAHLIMKLNNHKHLPRNC; encoded by the coding sequence ATGCCCGGCCATTCGGGCCGTCGGTGCCGCCTGTTCTGGTTGCTGGCGAGCTGCCTGTGTGCCGCCTTCCTGTGCCTGCGGAGTGAGCTGGCCACTCAGCCCGAAGAGGAGCCTAGTCCCCTGCCCGTGCTGCAGCTCTCGCTGGCTTTCCTGCTCTGTTACTCTCTGATCAAATCCTGGTGCCCAGTCTGTCCTCACCAGCCGTGCCCTGTGAGGGCACCCTCGGCCCATGTCGCCAGGAAAGTTGTCCTGGAGAGTTATTATGAGCAGCAGTTGAGAATATCCCCCCATGTGCTGGGCCATAGCCGGGCCCATGTCAGTCAGATTGTCACTGAGCTGCTCAAGGTAGGCAAGTGTGAACAGGAAGGGAGCACTTTGGCATTCCGCGGAGATTTCCTGCAGATTGGCAGCACCTATGAACAACATCAGACCAACAGCCTGGACTGCTTCGACCTCCTGGTACCCATCAAAGTCCCCCAAGCCCTGCAGCTGGAACCCACCTTCCACATGGGCCCCCAGTCGTTGCCCTCCTCCCTGGAGGGCTCTGTTATCTGCAGAGTGAAGCCATGCATAAAGCCGGAGTGGGCACGGTGCCAGAGGGAGTTCATTGAGAGTTTCTGCGTCCGTTTTGGGAAGCAGCGTGCCCTGTCCTCTGCCCAGGTCCTCAGGTGGTTCCACAGCAAGGTGCTCCGCTGCCTGAATGTGATCCGCTTCCAGTGTGAACAGCGCTGTTCCATCAGCCTGGCGCCTCTTAAAGACCAGCTCATCCTCAAACTGCTGCCCAGGGCTGACTATGTTTGCTGTCACATCTCACTGTCCGTCAGGCTGATCCCAGCCCTGCATGTGGGGGATTCCATCTTCCTGGTGGCCCAGCCTAGCTGCCGGAGTGAACTGCAGCTGCCTGCTCTCAGCCCGGGCACCCTCTGGGCTGTTTACCTCTGCAAACACGAGCGCAAGTTTCTCAACTGGCTCAAAGTGCAAACGCCAAACAATTCCTGCCACTTGAAGTGTCTGCAGATTATGAAGGCACTCCGGGACCTGGGCTGCAGAGAGTTTGACCAACAATTCTCTGTTCAGTGGAACACAATCCTGTGTTCCTACAACATGAAAACAGCCCTCTTCCACCTGCTTCTGAAAGGTCCCCTGGATGCATGGGATGACAGATTCCTCATGGATAGACTCGAGGATTTGGTCCTGTTTTGGAGGGAGCGGTTACAGAAACAGGAACTGATGCATTTTTTCCTTGGGAATAGAAACGTTCCGGATTTTCTGACGGTGCCTCGGAAGATTAAGGAAGTGCTGCCCGTGAATTTGCTGGCAGGCTTTGATGCTGCTCTCTTGGACCTGGTCTCGTTTCAGCTCCTGAAAACGTGGAATTGTGCTCATCTCATCATGAAGCTAAACAATCATAAACACTTACCAAGAAATTGCTAA